The segment TATCATGTTGCGACGTATTTCGATAACGAAATACCTGGATTGCCAACGTCAAAACACAGATCTGGAAGACCATTGAGAACTTTAGCACAAAGATTAAAAGGGAAGGAAGGAAGGTTCAGGGGAAATCTATCCGGTAAGAGGGTTGACTTTTCTGCTAGAACTGTGATCTCGCCAGATCCTAACATTAGTATAGATGAGGTTGGAGTGCCATATGACGTTGCCATGATTCTAACTGTACCAGAGAAGGTCACAAAATGGAACATTGAGAGAATGAGAGAGTATGTTATTAACGGTCCTGATAAGTGGCCAGGAGCAAACTATGTTGTGAGATCGGATGGAAGGAGAATAGATCTAAGATATGTAAAGGATAGAAAGGAGTTAGCCGCCACTTTGGCACCTAACTTTATAGTTGAAAGGCATCTGGTTGATGGTGATATTGTCATATTTAACAGACAGCCTTCACTTCATAGAATCTCAATGATGGGACATAGGGTGAGAGTACTTCCAGGTAGAACATTTAGGCTCAACCTATTGGTTTGTCCTCCGTATAACGCGGATTTTGATGGAGACGAGATGAACCTTCACGTTCCTCAGTCCGAGGAAGCCATAGCTGAAACTAAGGAGTTAATGACCGTTCATCGTAATATTCTGACCCCTAGATATGGGGGACCAATAATCGGATCTGCCCAGGACTACATTAGTGGAGCGTATTTGCTTACAGTCAAGACTACCTTATTGAGTGAAGATGAAGTCCAAACAATTCTAGGTGTTGCAGATATAAACAAAGATCTAGGAGAGCCAGCAATTCTGGCTCCAAAAAGACTATACACAGGCAAACAAATAGTGAGTCACTTTCTTCCGGAGGAGTTCAACTTCCACGGTCCCGCTAATATATCAAGCGGAGTTAGATCATGCAAAGATGAGGATTGCCCTCACGATTCTTATGTGGTTATAAAAAGAGGTAAACTACTAGAAGGTGTATTCGATAAGAAGGCTTTAGGGAACCAACAAGCTGAGAGTATACTACATTGGTTAGTAAGAGAATATGACGAGGATTACGTTTTATGGCTAATGGACAATCTGTTTAAGGTATTCTTAAGGTATATAGAACTTCACGGTTTAACTATGACTTTATCTGACGTTACTATACCAGAGGACGCCACAAAGAAAATCAGTGAGAAGGCAAGAGAGGCTAGAGAAAGAGTTAATGACCTTATAGCAAGGTACAAGAAAGGTGAGTTAGAAGTGATACCAGGAAGAACGTTAGAGGAAAGCTTAGAGAGCTATATACTAGACACACTGGATAAGCTTAGGAACGAAGCTGGCGAGATAGCTACCATGCATCTAGATCCTTTCAATAACGCTTATATTATGGCAAGGACCGGAGCTAGAGGTAGCGTCTTAAACATAACTCAGATGGCTGCTATGCTAGGTCAGCAATCGGTTAGAGGGGAAAGAATAAAACGTGGGTACTCTACAAGGACATTACCCCACTTTAAGCCGAACGATATATCTCCAGAGGCTAGAGGATTTATTTACTCATCGTTTAGGAGCGGATTGAATCCAATAGAAACGTTCTTCCACGCGGCTGGAGGCAGAGAAGGTCTAGTAGACACTGCTGTAAGGACATCACAGAGCGGTTATATGCAAAGAAGACTTATCAATGCACTCTCTGATTTGAGAATAGAATATGACGGAACGGTTAGAACGCTTTATGGTGAAGTGATTCAAACGCTCTATGGAGGAGATGGTGTACATCCCATGCGTAGCGCTCATGGGAAGACAATTGATGTAGACAGGATTTTAGAAAGGGTAATTGGATGGAAGAGGTGAGGCAATATGATTAGGGAAGAAGACAAGGAATATCTAGACACCCAATTAGCTAGGTTGAACGAAACTATACCTCCTTCCATTATCTCAAAGCTGAGGGACACAATAATCAATTCACCAGTTGATATAACTAGAGAAGACATAAACGAAATAATAGATCTAACGATTAAGGACTATCTTAGCTCTCTAGCTCATCCCGGTGAGGCTATTGGTGTCGTAGCAGCACAGTCTATAGGTGAACCAGGAACGCAGATGACATTAAGGACTTTCCATTTTGCAGGAGTAAGGGAATTAAACGTTACCTTAGGTTTGCCTCGTCTTATAGAGATTGTAGATTCCCGGAAAATTCCGTCAACCCCTATGATGACCATCTATTTAACTTCCGAGTATGCCAAAGACAAGGACAAAGCCCTAGAAGTAGCTAGAAGAATCGAATACACTAGAGTAGAACATGTTGTCGAAGCAGTGAACTTAGACGTTGCAGGCATGGGAATAATCCTTAAGTTTGATAGGGAGTTACTAGAAGACAAGGGTCTTACAACCGATGATATAGAAAAAGTTATTAAAAAACTTAAACTTGGTGAATATTCAATAGATAGACCTGATGACTATACTATCTCCATTTATTTTGAAAATATGGATACGATAACGGGCTTATTTAAAATTAGAGAAAAGATATTGTCTACTAAAATTAAAGGCATAAAAGGAATCAAAAGGGCAATTGTACAAAAAAGGGGCGAAGAGTACGTCATAGTTACGGACGGATCCAATCTGGAGGGTGTGTTAGGAGTGAAAGGTGTTGACGTTTCAAGAATAGAGACCAATAACTTACATGAAGTAGAAAATGTACTAGGCATAGAAGCTGTAAGGGAGCTCATCACAAAGGAGATAAAGAAGGTCTTAGAGGATCAGGGTCTGGACGTAGATATAAGGCATATAGAACTCGTTTCAGACATAATGACTAGAACTGGAGAGGTTAAGCAAATTGGAAGGCATGGGGTGACAGGAGAGAAAACTAGCGTATTAGCAAGAGCTGCTTTCGAAGTTACGGTTAAGCATCTCTTGGATGCGGCAGCTAGAGGGGATATGGAAGAATTCAAAGGAGTGGTAGAAAACATTATTATAGGGCAACCAGTAAAGCTTGGTACGGGAATGGTTGAACTTTTAATGAAACCCGCAAATAGGTGAAACGAAAATGTCACAATCAATAACATTTGAGTCAGAGATTAAAGTCCTTCTAAAAACAGGTAAGGTAATCCTAGGAAATAAAAGGTCAACGAAGGCAATGAAGCTAGGTAAGCTAAAGGGATTAATAATTGCTTCAACTCTTAGGAGCGATATTAGGAACGATATAATGAGATACGCGCATTTAGGTAATATACCTGTTGTAGAGTTCAAAGGAAGTGGATGGGAACTAGGAACGCTAGTAGGTAAACCGTTTTTAATATCTGTTATTGGTATAGAGGATACAGGTGACTCACAGATACTAAAGTTAGCGAATTCATAATGGTGATATCAAGTGCCAGAGATTAAGCTAACGCCTGAAGAGATGCGATATATGTCACTCTTTCAAGACGTTACTAGGGTAACTGTAAGAGACTGCATTATTGATGATGAAGGAAATAGAATAATATTCATGGTAGACCCAGAAAATATGGGTATAGCTATAGGAAAGGGAGGGATGAACATAAAGAAGCTAAAAAAGATAATTGGTAAGGACATAGAAGTTGTGGCGTATAGTGATAACCTTGAGGACCTTGTGAAGAACCTAATGTCTCCTGCACGAGTTAGAAGCGTTAAGACGATAGATAGCAATTCAAGGAAGACGGTTCACGTATCAGTTGATCCACAGGATAAGGCGATAGCTATAGGGAAAGCAGGAAGAAACGTAAGTCGTGCCAAAATAATTTTAAAAAGATATATGGACATAGACTCGGTGATCATTAACTAAAGAGGTGTCAGTTTGGCAGATAAATCGCCTAAAGGTATATTCGCGGCTAGAAAACTAAAGTTAAGAAGGTTAAAATTTAGGTGGAGTCAGAGGAAATTTAAGATAAGGATGTTACGACTCAAGAAGAGATTTGATCCTCTTCAAGGAGCACCTATGGCCAGAGGAGTAGTTCTAGAGAAAGTAGGAATAGAGTCCAGACAACCCAACTCGGCCGTAAGGAAGTGTGTCAGAGTTCAGTTAGTAAAGAACAGCAGGGTCGTCACGGCTTTCGTTCCTGGAGATGGTGGAGTTAATTTCATAGATGAGCACGACGAAGTGATAATTGCAGGTATAGGCGGTACGTTGGGTAGATCAATGGGTGATTTACCTGGAGTAAGATTTAAAGTAATAATGGTTAATGGCGTTTCTCTAGATTCACTTTACAAAGGCAAGAAACAGAAACCAGTGAGATGAAATTCCTTCTCGTTTATCTGCTACTTCTTTCAGTTGATTTGTCAACAAGCTCTCTTTTTACCTTTATTGGCTTTTTCGTGAGCAACGCAAGGTATATTGCATGACTCGGTATCATTCTCTTTTGGATAATTAGCCCTCCAAAATTCAGCTCAACGGTAGCCAAATATATATCATCTAATATGTCATCCACGGTCACTTGAGTGATCCTTTTTTCTAATTCTTCTGTAACTTCTGGTATAAATGATATTATATCATAGACAGTCTCTCTACGAGCTAGTTCAGAAAGGTTATTGGATTCATTCGAATCGTTTTTCAATAATTTATTTATAGCATTCACGATATCTGGAGGCACGTAGAAAAGATTAAACTCTCTTCCGTCTTCAAGGTAGCACACAATAACAGGCACTCCGTTCATTGGAGAAATGAAAGCGTCAACTTTACTCACGCTAATGAATTCATGTTCTTCTCCAGTCATTATATAATATGTTATCCGGTGAAGACTATTAAACTCTTCATGAATAGTTATTTAATGGGTTAAAGTTCAATACTGGTGAGTGAAGAAATGAGTTATGAACTATCAAATCTCGACATAAAGATATTCGGTAAGTGGGATAACAAAGTTGAAATAAGAGATCCAAGTCTTAAAAAGTATATTTCTTTGATCCCGGTTTATCTGCCTCATTCAGGAGGAAGACACGAGCATAGAAGGTTTGGGAAGGCCAAAGTCTCAATCGTAGAGAGGTTGATTAACGAGTTGATGAGACCTGGTAAAAACAAGGGAAAGAAAATACTAGCGTATAACATTGTGAAGGCCACGTTCGAACTGATATACGCCAGAACTGGTCAAAATCCTCTTCAAGTGTTAGTTAGGGCCATAGAAAATTCGGCTCCAAGAGAAGAAGTTACTAGAATAATGTACGGTGGTATAGTATATTACGTTGCGGTAGACGTTTCTCCTCAGAGGAGAGTAGATTTGGTCCTGCGCCATCTAGTAGAAGGAGCTCGTCAGGCCGCATTCAATAATCCGAAACCTATTGAGGAAGCGTTAGCAGATGAACTAATTGCAGCGGCCTCTGGAGACAACAAGAGCTTTGCTATAAGGAAGAAAGAGGAGATGGAAAGGATAGCCCTAAGCTCTAGATAGCTAAACTTTTATTAACTGATACCCTTTATCACGGGTAGGAGTTGAGGTAGATGTCTCAAAAGCCGCACTTGAATTTGATTGTCATAGGCCATGTAGATCACGGAAAAAGTACTCTAGTTGGAAGATTACTAATGGAAAGAGGTTTTCTCGATGAGAAAACTATAAAAGAAGCTGAGGAAGCCGCTAAGAAGTTAGGTAAAGAATCAGAGAAATATGCATTCTTACTTGATAAACTTAAAGAGGAAAGGGAAAGAGGTGTAACAATAAATCTTACTTTCATGAAATTTGAGACCAAGAAATACTTCTTCACAATTATCGATGCCCCTGGACATAGAGATTTCGTTAAGAACATGATAACTGGAGCTAGCCAAGCAGACGCTGCCATACTCGCTGTATCGGCGAGGAAGGGAGAATTCGAGTCAGGAATGAGTATTGAGGGACAAACTAGGGAACACATAATTTTAGCAAAGACAATGGGCTTGAACCAGGTGATAGTCGCTATAACTAAGATGGATGTAGCTGAACCTCCATACGATCAAAAGAGGTTTAATGAGGTAAAGGATACAATCGAAAAGTTCATGAAATCCTTTGGCTTTGATATGTCTAAGGTTAAATTCATTCCAGTAGTATCAATTACAGGCGAGAACGTAACTAAGAGATCGGAAAACATGAAATGGTACACTGGTCCCACTCTAGAGGAAGCTCTAGATATGCTTGAAATTCCTCCGAAACCTGTTGACAAACCATTGAGGTTACCTATTCAAGAGGTATACTCTATATCAGGTGTAGGAACAGTCCCAGTCGGTAGGGTAGAAAGCGGTGTAATGAAAGTTGGTGATAAGATAGTTTTTATGCCTGCAGGTAAGGCCGCAGAGGTCAGATCCATTGAAACTCATCACACGAAGCTAGATAAAGCTGAGCCAGGGGATAACATTGGTTTCAACGTAAGAGGAATAGATAAGAAAGATGTTAAGAGGGGAGACGTTGTGGGTCACGCAACCAATCCTCCAACTGTAGCTGACGAGTTCACAGCAAGGATAATAGTAGTATGGCATCCAACGGCTCTAGCAGTAGGTTACACACCTGTCCTCCATGTACATACAGCAAGTATAGCTTGTAGAGTTTCTGAAATAGTTGCAAGGTTGGATCCAAAGACTGGTAAGGAAGCTGAGAAAAATCCACAGTTCATAAAGCAAGGAGAATCTGCGATAGTAAAGTTTAAGCCGATCAAACCTCTGTGTGTAGAAAAGTTCAGTGACTTCCCACCTTTAGGAAGATTTGCAATGAGAGATATGGGTAAAACAGTGGGTGTAGGAGTAATAAACGACGTTAAACCTTCAAAGGTGGAAATAAAGTAAATCAATTGCGGTGCACATAGATGCCAAATAAAGCTAGAATACGATTGTGGAGCACTAACGTTAACGATCTAAATTACGTTGTGAATCAAATTAAGGGGATCGTAGATAAAACAGGAGTAAACATGAGGGGGCCAATTCCATTGCCAACCAGGCGTATGGAGGTTCCTGTAATGAAACTTCCACACGGAGAAGGTCGAAAAAAATGGGAAAAGTGGGAGATGTCCCTTCATAAGAGGATAATTGATATCTCCGCTGACGAGAGGGTAATGAGGCAACTAATGAGAGTTAAAGTTCCGGAGGATGTATACATAGAAATTCAACTGATCTAGCTTTCTCACGTTTTTTCAATCTATGAGCCGGGGTGCCCGAGCGGACCAAGGGGCTGGCCTGGAGTTTGCTGGTCAGCCAGTGGGGGTCAACCCTGCGCGGGTTCAAATCCCGCCCCCGGCGCCTTCACGGTGATCTTCATGTTTCCACGAATAATTATATCATCTGATAGGAGCGGATCTGGTAAGACGTTAATATCCTCAGGTCTGATGATGTCTTTATCTAAGAGGTTTAAAGTAAGAGGATTTAAAGTTGGGCCAGATTACATTGACCTAGGGTATCATAAACTTGCTACAGGCTCCCCTTCAATTAATCTTGATTTATTCATTATGGGAGAGGAAGGCGTACTTAGGTCTCTAGTTAAATACTCCAAGGGGTATGATATTTCAGTAATTGAAGGGGTAATGGGTCTCTATGACGGACATAATGATGAGTATAGTACGTTTAGATTATCTGAAGTTACATCAACTCCTATTGTCCTCGTTATAGATTGTAGTGCAATGGGAACAACAGCAGCGGCAGTAATACATGGACTTATCCACTTTGGAAACGCTAAAATCAAGGGAGTTATATTCAACAAAATTAGCTCAGAGTTCCACTTCAACTATTGTAGAAGTAAGGTAAGAGATGTTAAGATTTTGGGTTATATTCCTAGACTTAGCATCTCTGTACCGTCTAGGCATCTAGGTCTCTTCACGGTAGAAACTAATAGAAGAGCGTTAGACGCTATAAGGGAAATATCAAAATCTATTGATTCTAACGTAGATGTGGATGAGCTTATAAATATCGCTAGTTCGGCTCCTGATATATCGATTAATGAGCAGGAATCTCTTAATGAAAGACGTGATAGGGAGAGGAGGAAGAAAACTATTGCAATAGCTTACGATTCAGCATTTTCGTTCTATTATCAGGAGAGCTTGGACCTACTTAGCAGAAATTTCGATTTGAAATTCTTTAGTCCAATAAATAATGAGAAGGTCGAAGGAGCCGATATGATATATCTTGGTGGAGGATATCCAGAGCTTTTTGTCAAGGAACTTTCCTCCTCTTTAGATACAATTAAATGGATTAAAAACTCGGTATCCAGTAACGTTCCATTATTAGCCGAATGTGGTGGCTTAATGTACCTTTCAACTTATATTAGGACCCAGGAAGGAAAGTTCAATATGGCGAATCTATATGACATAGGTATAGGCTTAGGTAGGCTGACGATAGGTTATAGATATGCTGACGCTCTTAAAGACACGTTCCTTGCTAAGGCTGGAGATACAATAAGGGGCCACGAATTTCACGTGTCTTCACCTGAATATGTAAACGAGAAAGACTTCGTCCTTAAACATAGGAACGGTAAAGGCGTAACTAATGGTTTAGACGGAGTCAAAATAAATAACTCTATAGCTTCTTATCTTCACGTACATTTAGCTAGTCTGCGAGGACTGTCTCTTTAGTTCCAATCTTTTTACCCTTTCTATCATATCAAGTAATTTATCTAAATCCTTGGCATAAAGTCTTATCTTATACGGATATTTCGCCTCTTTCGAGTCTATCTCTACGTACTTCTTTTCTCTATTAACTGATATTGTTGAACTAAGAAGGTGCTTAGCATGCAAGAAAATAGACATTCCTCCACTTCCTATTATTCCCTTTTCGGTTACTTTATAGCTCAAAGGAGCCATAGTTGACATCATGCTCGGCTTGAACAGCCTTCTATACACGAAGAATCCAAACAGATATATTATTTCAAAATAAATTAAATATACAGCCAGTCTATAATAAGGATCAACTTGAGATGTCGCAAATTTCGACACATATCCATACACGAAGAATAAGACTACTATATAGATTAAATAGGAGAAGAGCATCATCATATTCTTTTTCGCAAATTGCATATACTCTTTCTGATATTCCTCATCTTTCATTACAAGTTCGTTAGCGTTTTTCTCTTCAAAGAGGACATTAGAGTTTGCTGCCTCCATCATGAGCTTTCTATCTCTAAGCATGGGGTTAGACCTATATGTCATTGAAAAAGTTATTGCCATAATAACTATAAAATATGAAAGAAACGCTTCTAAGAAATATTTTGGATAGAATCCTAATACAATTGAAATTACTATTAAGTAAGTTTGGCTGATCAAAGCGAATTTCCAGTTATAGGGATTCGGTGTCGCCGATGACATGCTATGTCCTATATAACAGTGTAACTTAAATACTTATATAAGAAATGACCATGATCTTCATCTTTCTACTCCTCTTAGCCTCAACTTCCCATACATACGTCTTTCATTATTATTCGTCCTCTCTGTCCCAGCCACTTGTAGTGAATATAACGGTTAATCCCGGAAATGTTAGCGTTTACAATCAGTCCAACGGAATCTTGATAGAATTAAACTACTCCTTAACACAAGTAATATCTAATTTATCATTTCTAAAAATCAACTCAACATTACTCTTTGTACCTATATCTTCTCTTAAACCAAATACGTCTTACTTTATGCATATTTCAAGTAACTCTTCAGACACATTAATTCTATTTTCTACTAAACTTAACTCTAGCCCAATAAAAAATATAATTACTATAGATACGTCAAATCAAAGAAGCAGTGAGAATTACATACCTTATTTACTTTTAGTCCTAATCTCTTTATTTGTATCTATACTATTAAGAAGAATCAAAAGACATTAGTACATACGCTTTTATACTTATTTTATTAAGCTAAAATATGTCTCTCCGTTCCGATCTTAGGAAAAACCTGGAAGCTGGACTCCCTTTGTTACTGTATGATTTTGACGGTAGAGAAGAGGAAGTGGATATGGTTTTTTACGGAGGTGCGGTAACGTGGAAAAGCATAAGGACACTCAGGTCGATGGCTGGAGGTCTAATATGCTATGCCACAGGGAAAGAGGAGGCCGAAGCGTTAGGAATTCCGTTTCAGGTGGATTTACTGAGATCAAACAACGAGTTAGCCAAACTCGTTAAAAGACCGAAATATCAGGACGAACCGGCCTTTTCCGTATGGGTCAATCACGTGGAGACTAAAACAGGGATTTCAGATGAGGATAGGGCGATAACAATTAGAAAACTACACGAGATAATTAAAGATATACTAAAAGGCAAGCAAGCAAGAGATATATTCTACAACGAATTTTACTCTCCAGGTCACGTTCCAATATTAATCTCCAGAGGAATAGGGGCTAGACGAGGCCATACAGAGCTTAGTATAACGCTAGTTGAACAATTAGGATTGGAAAGAAGTGTAGTGTTTGCTGAAATGTTAGACGAGAAAACTAGTCTGAAGAAAGATGATGCAATGAAGATAGCCAGGAGTAACGGTTTCATTTTCCTTGAGGGAAAGGAGATTCTGAAAGGTGTATTAGCTTGATTGAAAGAATTTACGGTGTCGCGGATACAACTTTTTCAAGAGTCAACATGGGGGAGATAGCTATAAAAGTTATAAGGAAGGAAGATCCCGACTCTCAAATATCTAGATACACAGTTCCTGGTATCAAGGATTTACCCGTAGCGGCAAAAAAGTTGATCGATTCTGGATGCAATGGTGTTATAACCTTAGGCTGGGTGGGTAAAACTCAGTTAGACAAGTATAGTTATTTAGCTGCGAGTATAGGCCTCATCTTTGTTCAGATATCCACCTCTAGACATGTTATAGACGTCACTGTACATGAAGATGAGGCTGAGGATGAGGAGACTCTTAGAGAAATAGCAATAGATAGGGCGAAGAAACACTCTGTAAATCTGGTTAAGCTAATAAAGGATGGGGGAAACGCATTAACTGAAATGGCCGGTAAAGGATTGAGGCAGGGATATAGCAATGCAGGAAGCATCGATTAGAATAGGCATAGTTGTCTCGGAGTTCAATTACGACATCACGCACTTGATGCTAGATAAGGCACTATCTCATGCTAAGTTTTTAAATGCCGAGGTAAAGTCAGTGTTTAAGGTTCCTGGTACATTCGAAATCCCGCTAGCAGTGAAACATTTAGCCTCTAGGGATGATATAGACTGCGTAGTGACTTTAGGAGCTGTAATCAAAGGCGAAACAAAGCACGATGAGATCATCGCCGGTCAGGTAGCTAGGTTAATCTCAGATCTATCTTTGGAGTTCAACAAGCCAATATCGTTAGGCATTATAGGACCAGGCGCTACTCATGAACAAGCGATGGAAAGAATTGAAGAGTATGCGACTAGGGCAGTCGAATCTGCAATCAAGATGTCAAGGAGAGTGAGAATAGCAGGACAGAGACCACAGGTGATAGAATGAAAACTCTTGTGGTTGAACTCTACAACTACAGAGAGTGGACAGAGATTTTAGGATATGATAGAGAATGGAAAATTCAGACAATCCAGTTCTCTCTTCTTTCCTCGATTCTATGGAAAGCCTCAATGATCGGAGGCATGTTACTGCCTTTAAGATATGACCAGTTTATATTAACGGCCGACGGAATTCCTAACTCCAAACTCAAGGAGTTCTTAACCTTCATGTCAAGGCTCACTCCGGTCAATATTAGAGCTTGTCTAGGATATGGAAAGACTCCTTTAGCTGCACAGGAGAGCGGATACAACTGTATAAAGCAGTTAGAGCCAGGGAGGTTCGAGTTATCCCCTTTTCCAGACTCTTTAGTTAGTATAGCACATTACGATCTAAACGATTTTACAAGCCTAACGAATAATACCTCTACTTACAGGTCATTCTTTGAGGCACAGAAGTTCTTTATGGACATCTTAAGCTATACTTACTCTCTAGGCGGTTTAGCCCAATACATGGGAGGAGATAATGTTATAGTTCTCCTCAATCCGGACGCAATAGACCAGATAGTAGCAAACGTAGAAAACAGTAAGTTAATAAAGGTAGGAATAGGTATAGGGAAAAACGCTAGAGAGGCGCTAAGGAACGCTACAAAAGCCTTAACTGATATCAGAAGCACTAGGAGAGAGACTTGGAAGCTCCTTCGAGAATAATAAACGTGGAATACGCGTTATTAGGAGAAGACCTGGAGATAGCGAATAAGGTTCACTTGGAAATAGAAGACGGAGTGATCCAGCACATTGGAAAGGGTTGGATATCAGGCGGTGAAACATACAATAGATCTATTCTTTTACCAGGACTTGTTAACGCTCATGTACATAGTTTTGATGGAGTTTCTCCGGAATATGGGATTAACTTACCAATTAAGGAGGCTGTGGGGGATCCAAGAAGCGAAAAATATAGGATTCTAAGATCATTTTCAGAACGTAAATTATTTTCATCAACGCTAGAGTTTCTGAAGAGATCGCTATCTATAGGAGTCCTAACAGTTGTAGATTTTAATGAATTAGATTTATTTGGAGCACAGATAGCTCATAAAATCAAGAAAAACTCTCCAGTACATTACATATCGCTTGGAAGGCTTGATGGAGACTTTTCTGACGAAAGATTACTAGCCCTCAAAGAACTGGTAGACGGTTATGGAGTAAGTAGCATATCGCTAGGTCAGGATTTACTCAAGAAAATAAAGAACGTCTTCATGGATAGATTAGTAGCTATACACATTTCTGAGACGTTAAATCAGAACCTGGTTTCAGATGTAGATGTGGCTATTTCTACATTAAAACCCAAGATTCTGATACATGGTACACATCTAACTAAAGATGAGATACGTTTGATTGCAGACGCTAAATTGAACCTAGTTATATGTCCCAGAAGTAATCTATGGTTCTCGGTTGGCATTCCTAATATACCTGAAATGATTAAAGCAGGAGTTAAACTTCTCATAGGTACAGACAATGCGGGTATAACAGATCACAATCTCTGGAAGGAGATGGAAGTTTCCCTTCTCCTTTCTAGATTAAAGGATCCAGGCTCTGACTTCTCAAAGGAGATCTTAAGGTCATCTACAATAAATTTCAATGATTCAATTAATCCGGTTTCTGAGGGGAAGAGAGTTACTGCAATAGTTATGACGTATTCGGATAGATTCACGGCTGCATTAAATAAGTATTCTGCAATGATCAAGGATCCAGGAAACTTGACTAAAGTCTTGGCGCCACCCAGAACTTTAAGCTAGCTCCTTTCTCAAGAGGAGCTATTATTTTCATAGGTACTCCACTACCTAAACTGAACTCTATTTCGCTTGAAAAAGATAAAGCATTGACTACCTTTTCTAGAACAGGGGTGCCGTACCTAACGTTTGTTAAGCTTTCAATCATCAGCTCAGATAAAGGCTTACCTTCCCTAAGCGTCGCAATGTAACCTTTGCCGGTCTCTTGGACTTTTAGTACTATGCTATCATTCTCAG is part of the Metallosphaera cuprina Ar-4 genome and harbors:
- the tuf gene encoding translation elongation factor EF-1 subunit alpha, which gives rise to MSQKPHLNLIVIGHVDHGKSTLVGRLLMERGFLDEKTIKEAEEAAKKLGKESEKYAFLLDKLKEERERGVTINLTFMKFETKKYFFTIIDAPGHRDFVKNMITGASQADAAILAVSARKGEFESGMSIEGQTREHIILAKTMGLNQVIVAITKMDVAEPPYDQKRFNEVKDTIEKFMKSFGFDMSKVKFIPVVSITGENVTKRSENMKWYTGPTLEEALDMLEIPPKPVDKPLRLPIQEVYSISGVGTVPVGRVESGVMKVGDKIVFMPAGKAAEVRSIETHHTKLDKAEPGDNIGFNVRGIDKKDVKRGDVVGHATNPPTVADEFTARIIVVWHPTALAVGYTPVLHVHTASIACRVSEIVARLDPKTGKEAEKNPQFIKQGESAIVKFKPIKPLCVEKFSDFPPLGRFAMRDMGKTVGVGVINDVKPSKVEIK
- a CDS encoding GTP cyclohydrolase IIa, translating into MKTLVVELYNYREWTEILGYDREWKIQTIQFSLLSSILWKASMIGGMLLPLRYDQFILTADGIPNSKLKEFLTFMSRLTPVNIRACLGYGKTPLAAQESGYNCIKQLEPGRFELSPFPDSLVSIAHYDLNDFTSLTNNTSTYRSFFEAQKFFMDILSYTYSLGGLAQYMGGDNVIVLLNPDAIDQIVANVENSKLIKVGIGIGKNAREALRNATKALTDIRSTRRETWKLLRE
- the ribC gene encoding riboflavin synthase, whose protein sequence is MERIYGVADTTFSRVNMGEIAIKVIRKEDPDSQISRYTVPGIKDLPVAAKKLIDSGCNGVITLGWVGKTQLDKYSYLAASIGLIFVQISTSRHVIDVTVHEDEAEDEETLREIAIDRAKKHSVNLVKLIKDGGNALTEMAGKGLRQGYSNAGSID
- a CDS encoding 3,4-dihydroxy-2-butanone-4-phosphate synthase, with product MSLRSDLRKNLEAGLPLLLYDFDGREEEVDMVFYGGAVTWKSIRTLRSMAGGLICYATGKEEAEALGIPFQVDLLRSNNELAKLVKRPKYQDEPAFSVWVNHVETKTGISDEDRAITIRKLHEIIKDILKGKQARDIFYNEFYSPGHVPILISRGIGARRGHTELSITLVEQLGLERSVVFAEMLDEKTSLKKDDAMKIARSNGFIFLEGKEILKGVLA
- a CDS encoding DUF2208 domain-containing protein, producing MSSATPNPYNWKFALISQTYLIVISIVLGFYPKYFLEAFLSYFIVIMAITFSMTYRSNPMLRDRKLMMEAANSNVLFEEKNANELVMKDEEYQKEYMQFAKKNMMMLFSYLIYIVVLFFVYGYVSKFATSQVDPYYRLAVYLIYFEIIYLFGFFVYRRLFKPSMMSTMAPLSYKVTEKGIIGSGGMSIFLHAKHLLSSTISVNREKKYVEIDSKEAKYPYKIRLYAKDLDKLLDMIERVKRLELKRQSSQTS
- a CDS encoding cobyrinate a,c-diamide synthase, yielding MFPRIIISSDRSGSGKTLISSGLMMSLSKRFKVRGFKVGPDYIDLGYHKLATGSPSINLDLFIMGEEGVLRSLVKYSKGYDISVIEGVMGLYDGHNDEYSTFRLSEVTSTPIVLVIDCSAMGTTAAAVIHGLIHFGNAKIKGVIFNKISSEFHFNYCRSKVRDVKILGYIPRLSISVPSRHLGLFTVETNRRALDAIREISKSIDSNVDVDELINIASSAPDISINEQESLNERRDRERRKKTIAIAYDSAFSFYYQESLDLLSRNFDLKFFSPINNEKVEGADMIYLGGGYPELFVKELSSSLDTIKWIKNSVSSNVPLLAECGGLMYLSTYIRTQEGKFNMANLYDIGIGLGRLTIGYRYADALKDTFLAKAGDTIRGHEFHVSSPEYVNEKDFVLKHRNGKGVTNGLDGVKINNSIASYLHVHLASLRGLSL
- the rpsJ gene encoding 30S ribosomal protein S10, with product MPNKARIRLWSTNVNDLNYVVNQIKGIVDKTGVNMRGPIPLPTRRMEVPVMKLPHGEGRKKWEKWEMSLHKRIIDISADERVMRQLMRVKVPEDVYIEIQLI
- the ribH gene encoding 6,7-dimethyl-8-ribityllumazine synthase, with the protein product MQEASIRIGIVVSEFNYDITHLMLDKALSHAKFLNAEVKSVFKVPGTFEIPLAVKHLASRDDIDCVVTLGAVIKGETKHDEIIAGQVARLISDLSLEFNKPISLGIIGPGATHEQAMERIEEYATRAVESAIKMSRRVRIAGQRPQVIE